Below is a window of Camelina sativa cultivar DH55 chromosome 11, Cs, whole genome shotgun sequence DNA.
cggtatttgagaccgaaccatgtcATGCTTTTACACTCAAATTTTCGTGGCTTATCATGCATGAAACAACAATGCTAGACAACAAATATAATCTAGCATGCAATGTTTTCCTTTTActaaatttccttttcttagttttagaaattttccttttatttaacttttccttttctaattaggattaaaacaaatattaggAAACTAGACTTTCTCTAGGATTTCgaatttaattatgattttaggGTTCATGCAATCAAATTTTACagaaataattttaacaataatCGATTTAATAATCTCCCTATGCAGGTTTCGATTTTAATTTCAAAGATGCATGAAAGGCATAATGCAAACAAGCAATTCAGATTTTAAACATCCTAGAACAACcagattaatattttctctatgAATTTAGGTTTTAGTTCTAAGGATTCATGCAACCAATtctcaaacaaacaatcaacatAATCGGAttttaataatagtataattggttcaatttcaaacAATCTAAGCAGCCCTAAACCTCACAACAACCGATTTTcaagttttaaagttttagggttttagggttttagggtctAAAGCTTAGGGTTtctgtttgttgattgttttactTGTAGATTTTAAGGTTCCATTATTCTTATGATCAGATTTGATTCATATGTTCTTAAGGGGGTTTAGATTTATTTACCTTCCACCGTTTGGAGGTTGACTGGATATGAACCGGGAGCTAGAGACCTCGCTTTTACTATTCTCTCGATCACGAACCTCGGCCTAGGTAGCAGGAAGAACCGATCACGAACTTGGACTGCTGCTCCGAACAAAACTCACCCCAGACAAAATCGGACCACGAACTCAGACTGGTCGCGGACGAGAATCTGATCACGAACGGTAGCCGTCGACGAACTTGGACTCGGACTGGAAACCGATCGCCAAGTATAACCACGAACAAAGGGAGAGGGCGGCGGccgtttagggttttagggtttttaagaACTTTTTCTCAGTTGGACTTTTaaggctatcgtgctgataacgtgaaatcgaaggaggttttctcttgtcttattCTTATTAATCCAATCGagagttacatatatatatagtgaagggTAAAGCCCAAATACATTAGGACTTAGTAAACCGACATAGACtaaggaggtggccgatgggccttatggTCTTGGACGTACATGGACCGTGTATGGACCGGTTATGGAAAatccactccaagtgttttacaacatatGTCAATTTGTTGCCAAAGAGGTTTTTTTTACCAGAGTCCATTTAGttatttgaataataaaatatacgCATCATTAGAGGTGTCAAACGGGCTCCATGCCCGCGGACCTAGCCCAAATAGTACTTAAGCAGAGCGGGTATGAACACTAAATATTAAACCCGTTAAATAGCAGGCCTTGCGGGTCTGGCCCAAACAGATTGCGGACTTTAGCGGGTCATACCCGCGGGTTGGCGGATCGACCTGCGgtcttcaaatattaaataaaaataaatatttaatatagatacataactatttttatataatttcaaatatatatcttttaaaaatatgtggTAACATAAgtaatttaatgtaaaaaaattaaaacatcaataaaaaattaatataaacattaattttatttaaaattgttttttaaaattattatttattacttttactttattttaatatatttttttattaattttattttattttttaatatattatttaggcCTGCGGGCCAGCCCGCTAACCCGCTGGGCTTAGCGGACCAGTCCGATCTAAACAATAGAAATTGTCCATTACGGACGGCCAAAATAGTCGTGAGCCGCCCGTTTTGACACCTCTACGCATCATCCTAATATGTTGAAACCACAAGAATTAATTAGCCGAAAAATATTGCGAACTGTCATGTTGCTTCGTCTGAAAATATATCATTATCAACACTTTTGTATGTCTTTAACTTCTTAAAAATGTACCCTACATGTAGTTGGGCCACATTTTTGCCCTTATCATAATTTTATACTAAACTATTAATTTACTAGcctcatatttttctaaaaatttaaatacattGAAAACATCAAATGTCCTCAATCCTACCATAGAATCTATTGTGTCAAGTAAAAACGAATAGGCCTCCATATTACTAACAAAGtgatctaatattttattttgtgtgaaaCTAAAtctgtatatatctatattaacattttttacattttgtgttatgccctttaagttttgtttatttaaaattttatttacaacattaatccctaaacaaattccataaataacattgcagaaaaactcaaatactaaactttcttaaatcgaccaacatttgttacatttattgtcataaaatcttaataatatcTATACATtccaatttttccaaaaacagatatatccattaaagttttaatcccaGTAAATCACCAAAATTAtctttagagattttgtttgtatagactttctatataaatttttgctttacatattttgattgtaaaatgtaGATTTAGTCATCTACATTACTTGATTTGAGGTACTTAGGGGTTGATTCCTCAGATTTCTcacattataataaataaaactaaataattattccGTGGTGTTTCTATAAATTGAAGTACATTTGGTGTCCTTTAAGTTAtagttatttacaaagttaatccttaaaaaattgcacatacaaacagaatcaattagattcctaaaatgtctctacaaatttggtttataatttcctaaaacaatttctatattaagaaatttattacacttaataacatatgccaaaaatatctatacaatattttcttcttttaaaaactctaatattcagtaataactatattttttcatatgaacaattaaaactttaatggttattaatatgctgataaagaatgcaaaaataattatttcacgggttaaatctaataaattgaaatatttataatagaaattaataTGCGGTACACTGCATAATAACGTTTATGGATATAattctttcacgggttaaatctaaataactttaaacttaCGGATTAAATTGAAAgacactaaaaatttaaaaatataataatgtaagaatagTTCTTTCACGatttaaatctaaaaagcagtaaaaatttctatttttataaccatAATATATTCCATACGGTACAAatgtaacattagtataaataaaattaaataattgtcgCGTGTCTGCGGTATACAACTGatgaaattttataattaacaattaaaatactattACACAATcttaaatactaaacaaaagaaacaaaattaacaaacaaatacaattttttaaaatttaatttttttttgttgtaaaaatattcttccgcggtgtaccgcgggttaaaatctagtttctttgtttcttttcttttgaatttatatgatatagaaaatacatttattacatttatttttgtaaattcatcCAAATCTTTATTTTCATAACTATTGAAAATTTGGAATCAATGCATCGAATTTTATGCTTTTCCAATTCataaatgacaaaaaataatttaaacttgCTACTCACTTATTATTTCCTTCCATCAACAACCATAACTCTAGGTTCCATAAGTCTAAATTTGCCAAGGTATGATGCATTATTGCATTGCTTTGATGGTTTCAGTTTctaacttttcttttggttactaACTCTCATGCCATGTTTTTTTTGCAGCCTTCTCGACAACCTTCTCAACCTGAACCAAGTCAAGGTTCACTCACTCAAACCTGATCAAGTAGCTACTTATAAGTAGAGTGCTAATTTTGTGGATGCCTAGATTGTATTTTCGACCACATGAACTCTTTTCTTCCCCTAGGTCGCTTAGTGTCTTTTGTCTCAAAAGGTGAATTTTGTGGTTGCCTATGTTGTATTTTCGACCACATTAACTCTTGCCTTTCCTATCTCTTTTGTATGATCTATTTCGTTTCAAATGGTGAACCTTCATGACATTAAATTTCATCTCTTTACTTTACTCCCTATCTCTTTTGTATGAATGCATAGCTTCATGTTTAACACAAATGGAGATTCATGTTTGGCATAAAAGGTTTCAAATACACACTGTCttaaatcacaaacaaacaaacatgaccACACAGACTCTTCAACCAACTACTTTGCTTAGTCCAATCATGACCATACAGACTATCAATATAacactcatcatcttcttattcCATGATTTGGCTTCACCTAAACCATCTTCAACCTTCTCCAAGacctccttctccatcttctcataaACCATCTTCTCAAACTCCAACTCTCTGTCCTAAGCTCTTTCAGCTGTTGCTCAAGTCCAACATTCTTCGTAGCCAATTCATCTACCTCATTCAACAAAGCTTCATCGATTCACTTGAACGTGTGTTCGTTCCGAAGCTACCAATATCACAAttattagaaccaaaaccatgAAATAAGAGGATAAAAGCATAACATTTACTTTATTTATTGCACCAAAACTACAACGGTAGTATCTCCGGTAAGGATTGGGATCAGATATCGAGATCAAGGCTACAACTGCTTCCccacaccaacatctctttAGCATACCGAACACTCTTCATCTCGCACAAGAACTGGATGATCCGGTCGACTTTGTTGATATATTTCTCATTCTGAAGCTCAAATTCGGTAATGGAAACcagaaatgaagaaagaaaaagaacaatgcCAAAGCTCGATTTTAGAGTTCGTGTTGAAAATTGGGGATTTGTGGATTCATGGATCGTAACTGGGTGAGGAATCAGgtctttattggtttaatttcgGGTTTATATGGTTTAGTCTGTGGTTCACCAGCTAAATCGATGCAATTCAGGCTCGGGGTGATATAAGTATAGAACTTTTGATTTTGGGGGGAAGGGAGAGGAGGAAGGAAAATAAGGATCAATCAAAGTGGATGAAGATATGTAGCTCATGGCCAAAATTCGACCTCCATCCAACGAGATATAATAGTATTTGGGGGGAAATAGTTCGTTTCCCCTGAATCcctacaaaacaacaaaccatAAGCACAAAACATAACATACTTTTGTAAAAAATCACATGTCCATGTCATTCGTCTCAAagctattaatattataatcatATGCTTAAAATGTAAAAACGTCATTCAATCTTCACTGTAAACAGATAAAAACTCGGATCTACATTGCCCGAGTCAGATCTCGCTGATAAATTCTGACCGTCTATGAAACTAAATCATGACcattaattttaatcatttggaTATTGGAAAAAGCGATTTTTGTACCTATGAAGCGCGATCATAGCTGGTCCATTACCGTATCATACTACtagaaattggattttttttaatctactaaaatgatttatttatatataacttaatcCGAGATTAGCGGAAACAATTATAtttgatattcttatttttttttgaataatttagttaattatatgtTTACGCAAAAATGTTTCATTCTTATACTTTTCACATAATCACATCCCAAAAAAGTTGGAAGTAGAATGACCAAGTCCTTTTAACgtgtttattttcctttttctatttcattttttgATTAAGTCCTTCTACGTTTGTTACGTTAGTTGTTAATTCTGCAACCCATAGATATAGGAACCGTATCCCTGAAGGGGAAGTAATCATATTTACTTAAAAACAGTGgaaacttctttataaactAAAGTCTGATTAACTAATATCGTCTTTGCGTGGAAGCTCGAAGTCATGGCAAATCTCACCTTAGAGCTTAACATCAACTCCGCAAGTGATCTTAAGCATGTCAACTACATCACAAAGATGAACGTTTACGCCGTCATAACCCTTGAAGGCGACAAACACCGAAAGAAACAGAAGGTGAAAACTGCTGTTGATCGCTCTGGTGGATCCAACCCTAATTGGAATCACGCTATCAAATTTTTTGTCAACGAGAGATTAGCCCTTGAAGGTCGTTTGACACTCGTCGTGAGATTGTTCTCCAAACGAATCCTCGGTGATAAAGGTATTGGTAGTATTGAAGTCTCGCTACTTGATCTCTTGATCTCCAAACATGTAATAGTAACAACCATGGCATGAGGTTTGTGACGTATCAGGTGAAAACTACGTCGAAGAAACTGAAAGGTCATTTGACTTTCTCGTACCGGTTCAATGGGGCACATGTTCTGTCTGGTCACGGTTACCACCAGGCGCCAACGTGGGCTATTCCGAGTCAGCAAGTGTATGGACCTTATGGTTACATACCGCCTCCACCGCCACCGAATTATGGATACCAAGGTCTGCCGACGAAGAATGAAGCAAGGCTataattagtattattaatGGCAATTAAATAATAGTGTTCATCAATAATGGacaatttaattaagatttgtgTTTTCAAATGTTggttgaaaatgaaaaagattattaGTAAGTAAAGTTTTACTAAGTTTTGCTTTTGCTTAATCAACCAGATTAGGACCCATACTATAGGTACATGCATGAGAAATGcttatgtttatgtttgttgtttatttttattttaattattgaacatgtttggtgaaagtttttaatatgacccgtgcttaggtaagattttattttcagttgcaCAATAAGATTTCGGAAAGCACGATTAAGTatgataaattgccaagattttattcttttttacgaTTAAGTATGATAAatttgccaagattttattattttttacgcctaagaatatatttttatgcctaacaaatacatgaaatactaaaaatttcatttaggaaattgtataaatcattggaatattctctttaagattttttgggatattcttaagcgtattcatatagcccatggattgaccaattaatctataacgtttttttgtaaccaacctatatttaatgtataacctattttgtaaaactttttttttaacggcaaatcaattatattataccATAAGCGTTTACATGATACATAAAACCAATCAAGTACAACCATTGAAACAAATATAGGAAATTGAACACAATCTCGATAAAGAAGTGGAAGTAACCCTGCTTTCTAAACGAAAGCCTTCCAGGCAATAGAGAAAATCTGTTAAGTCCCCTCTTCATATACTGGTCAAAACTAACATCTTATGAGACTCCTAAATGCTTTTTGCATTAccataattaaaagaaaattttgatatgttgtttgtgatgGTTTTGAAACATGCCTTTCGAAACGCCGGTTAGCGACCATGGATCCCCCTTTCATATGACCTGTAATTTGTGACGGAGGGACATCAAGATGACCATCATTGGACTGTGGCCTTAAGAAGAGGAGGCTATCGCGGGAGTCAATTCCTTTAAGCGGAGAGGATAGTACATTGATTCCGGGATCAAAAACCCAAATGAGATCTTCAACTCTTTGCTTAGGAGAAGATTCATCGGTTGATAACCGGAGATGACGCCGGTGAGAGAGTCCACCGGAAACAAACCTTATGTAAAGGAAGATAACACGATTCCATCGAATCGACACCGAACCAACGCGAATTTGAAAAAGACTACAACCCCAACATCGACACAATGAGGCAAATCCTGCCTCGCACGAACCCGATACCACCCAATACGCCATTGAGGACAAAATCCAGTCCGTACAAAAGAATAGAGACATCGAAATCTGACTTTTCAGATTCATCGTCGTGAAGAACAAAGGCATATTTCGATTAGAAATTGCCGTAACTATTACCAAAAACTATATAGAGAAAGAactgaaacaaattaaatagaaagagagaagccAACCGACGCCGGAAAACCAGCGCCGGCCGGAGAAAGCAAAAAATGGAGGTTACTTATTAAAGAGGCGCTTTGGGAGAGTCGCTCGTCTGAATTTATTTATTGGTCCATTTAACATTTAAAGTTGTATCCTTATTGCGACGGcaagtaaataaattatttatatatccctcgcaaatctctTGCAAATTTCCCTAGCAAATCCATAGCAGTTTTTTTTAGTAAGCCTATAAATAGCAAGTTCATGATCCATGGAAACCACAAGACAAAACACTTCCAACAAAAACACTTACTACCCAAAAAatcttgtgaaagaaaaaacGGCTACAAAAAAAAGgcctaaaaacttttaaattccaTAATAATGTTTGGAGAGGGGCAGCATGAGATATACACATTGCGACGGTGGATGTACAATCACAGAGATCCGGAGACCGGTGATGTGACGAAAGAGTTTTGTGATGGGTTGTGCGCTTTCATGTACCAGGCGACAAACCAAGAATTTGCTCGTCAAAACGGTACCATATTTTGTCTGTGTCCTAAGTGCTGCAACGataattatttggaatttaatctagtgaagaagcatctttataatagaggatttatgccAAATTACTATGTATGGTTTCGTCATGGAGAGCGTTGTAGCAGTAATGTTGgaagtagtagtatgaattatgctgttgatcaacctagtaattatgggcatcaagaatctgatcaatttggtttttatggttttatggGTATAATGAGGAATATAGATTTCATGATATggttaatgatgcatttcatgaaaCTACTGCTGCATTTCCTGAGAATAATACAGAAGAACCCAACGTAGATGCACAACGTTTTTATGCTATGTTAGATGCTGCAAATCAACCTATCTACGATGGATGTAGAGAAGAGCATTCTAAGTTATCATTGGCATCTAGGATGATGACAATTAAAGCTGATAATAACTTAAATGAGAATTGCATGGATTCTTGGGCTAAACTCATTAAAGAGTATTTGCCAGATGATAATGTCTCGACTGAGAACTACTATGAAATACAGAATTTGGTTGCGACTCTTGGATTACCATctgaaatgattgatgtgtgcgttgactattgcatgattttttggaaagatgatgctAAGTTGCAGGAATGTCGGTTTTGCGAGAAGCCGAGATATCAGCCTACTCAAGGAAGGACACGAGTACCATATAAACGTATGTGGTACTTGCCtgttgctgatagattgaaaTGCCTATACAATTCAAAACGGACTGGAGCGGCAAGgagatggcatgcagaacatTCTACTCAAGAAGGAGAAATTACACACCCATCTGATGCAAAGGCGTGGAAATATTTTCAATCGGTCTATCCTGACTTTGCTCAAGAGTGTAGGAATGTTTATCTTGGGTTGTGTACAGATGGTTTTAGTCCATTTGGTATGTCAGGGAGGCAATATTCTTTATGGCCTGTTATATTGACGCCAAACAATCTTCCTCCAGATATGTGTATGCAAAGCAAATTTTTGTTCTTGAGTAATTTGGTACCAGGTCCAAAGCATCCGAAGCGAGCTCTAGATATCTTCTTGCAACCTCTGATTCATGAGCTGAAGCAATTGTGGTATGAAGGTGTTCAGACGTTTGATTCGTCGCGAAAAAAGAATTTCAATATGCGGACAGTGCTAATGTGGACGATTAGTGACTTCCCTGCGTACGAAATGTTATCTGGGTGGACAACACACGAAAGAATATCATGTCCTTATTGTATGGATCGTACCGATGCATTTCAGTTAAAGTATGGGCGAaaatctttttggtttgattgtcatcggcGGTTTCTTCCCTTGCATCATCCGTAccggaagaacaagaagttttTTAGAAAGAACAAGTTTGTGCGTGTTCCTCCACCAACTTATGTCTCTGGAAATGATTTGTTTGAGCAGATTGATTACTATGACGCTCAAGAAACATGTAAACGTGGGGGTAACTATCACACACCAGCAAACATGCCAGATGGATATGGAAGCGCTCACAATTGGCACAAGCAGAGTATTTTATGGGAGCTTCCATATTGGAAAGATCTTCTATTGCGGCACAAACTTGACGTGATGCACatcgagaaaaaaaatttcgataATTTCATCGTTACGCTTCTGAATGTGCAgggtaaaacaaaagatagcaGGAGATCTAGGTTGGATTTGGCGGAAATATGCGCAAGGATCGATTTACATCTTACAAGAGAGGGGAAAGTTAAAGGAAGTTTGGTGGGAAGACTTGCTGGAAAGTTAAAGGAAGTTTGGTGGGAAGATCATAGCTATTGTCGAGCAGCTCACAATTACATCTTGAGGAATCTAGATTATGTTCAACTTTTTGAAAggtattcttttttaaaaactaaaattaattttattttctaagataACGAACTaacaaatctctatttttttagacTTTTTGAAATGCAGATTCGTGAAGCATATCCTAATTTAGAAGAATCTGACTATAAGGCTTACAAAGAGCGGGATTTCGCTAATTGGTTAAAATACTATGTaagtatagatatat
It encodes the following:
- the LOC104728030 gene encoding protein SRC2-like gives rise to the protein MANLTLELNINSASDLKHVNYITKMNVYAVITLEGDKHRKKQKVKTAVDRSGGSNPNWNHAIKFFVNERLALEGRLTLVVRLFSKRILGDKGIGSIEVKTTSKKLKGHLTFSYRFNGAHVLSGHGYHQAPTWAIPSQQVYGPYGYIPPPPPPNYGYQGLPTKNEARL
- the LOC104728031 gene encoding uncharacterized protein LOC104728031, coding for MVNDAFHETTAAFPENNTEEPNVDAQRFYAMLDAANQPIYDGCREEHSKLSLASRMMTIKADNNLNENCMDSWAKLIKEYLPDDNVSTENYYEIQNLVATLGLPSEMIDECRFCEKPRYQPTQGRTRVPYKRMWYLPVADRLKCLYNSKRTGAARRWHAEHSTQEGEITHPSDAKAWKYFQSVYPDFAQECRNVYLGLCTDGFSPFGMSGRQYSLWPVILTPNNLPPDMCMQSKFLFLSNLVPGPKHPKRALDIFLQPLIHELKQLWYEGVQTFDSSRKKNFNMRTVLMWTISDFPAYEMLSGWTTHERISCPYCMDRTDAFQLKYGRKSFWFDCHRRFLPLHHPYRKNKKFFRKNKFVRVPPPTYVSGNDLFEQIDYYDAQETCKRGGNYHTPANMPDGYGSAHNWHKQSILWELPYWKDLLLRHKLDVMHIEKKNFDNFIVTLLNVQGKTKDSRRSRLDLAEICARIDLHLTREGKVKGSLVGRLAGKLKEVWWEDHSYCRAAHNYILRNLDYVQLFERLFEMQIREAYPNLEESDYKAYKERDFANWLKYYVQNGCGNEPLPLWLHELVQEPRAKITTALMYFTHGYTFHTYAHGSCKATSNYGIYVQAGDSDFYGVLQQILEVDYPGLLNLRCVLFKCNWYDPSARGVWIREAYPNLEESDYKAYKERDFANWLKYYVSIDIXKVNPRGRIIGLVDDQVMLQQERIGEISIPNMSTEDVILIDPQNRQVEDVDDVSEEEGELDEFEESDDGENSNDDNVISSSSENESD